One segment of Indicator indicator isolate 239-I01 chromosome 23, UM_Iind_1.1, whole genome shotgun sequence DNA contains the following:
- the LOC128974775 gene encoding olfactory receptor 14A16-like: MANSSSIPHFLLLPLPGTRQLQLLHFCLFLAIYLAALLGNGLIISTIASDHHLHTPMYFFLLNLSILDLGTISTTVPKSMDNTLRDTRDISYAGCAAQVFFFLFLISSEFSLLTTMSYDRYVAICRPLHYETLLGSRVCVHLAAAALTCGALNALLHTANTFSLPLCQGNAVDQFFCEIPQILKLSCSTSYLRKIGLIMVTICLAFLCFVFIVVSYVQIFRAVLRIPSQQGRHKAFATCLPHLAVVSLFLTTGIFAYLKPPSIFSPFWNLVVSVLYSVVPPAVNPFIYSLRNQELKAALSKLLPGCFQKQ; encoded by the coding sequence atggccaacagcagctccatcccccacttcctcctgctgccattgccaggcacaaggcagctgcagctcttgcacttctgcctcttcctggccatctacctggctgccctgctgggcaatgGCCTCATCATCAGCACCatagcctctgaccaccacctccacacccccatgtacttcttcctcctcaacctctccatCCTTGACCTGGGTACAAtctccaccactgtccccaaATCCATGGACAAtaccctgagggacaccagggacatctcctatgcaggatgtgctgcacaagtatttttctttctcttcttgatATCATCAGAGTTTTCTCTCCTCACCACCATGTCCTACGATCGCTACGTTGCCATCTGCAGACCCCTGCACTATgagaccctcctgggcagcagagtttgtgtccacctggcagcagctgccttgaCCTGTGGGGCTCTcaatgctctgctgcacacagccaatacattttccctgcccctctgccagggcaatgctgtggaccagttcttctgtgaaatcccccagatcctcaagctctcctgctccacatccTACCTGAGGAAAATCGGGCTTATTATGGTCACTATCTGCCttgcttttttgtgttttgtgttcatTGTGGTGTCCTATGTGCAGAtcttcagggcagtgctgaggatcccctctcagcagggacgccacaaagcctttgccacctgcctgcctcacctggCTGTGGTCTCCCTGTTTCTCACCACTGGTATCTTTGCCTACCTGAAGCCCCCCTccattttctcccctttctggAACTTGGTTGTGTCAGTTCTGTACTCAGTGGTGCCTCCAGCAGTGAACCCTTTCATCTACAGCCTGAggaaccaggagctgaaggctgccctgagcaaactgctccctggctgctttcagaagcaataa
- the LOC128974773 gene encoding olfactory receptor 14A16-like: MANSSSIPHFLLLPLPGTRQLQLLHFCLFLAIYLAALLGNGLIISTIASDHHLHTPMYFFLLNLSILDLGTISTTVPKSMDNSLRNTRDISYAGCAAQVFFFLFLISSEFSLLTTMSYDRYVAICRPLHYETLLGSRVCVHLAAAAWASGALNALLHTANTFSLPLCQGNAVDQFFCEIPQILKLSCSTSYLRKIGLIMVTICLAFLCFVFIVVSYVQIFRAVLRIPSQQGRHKAFATCLPHLAVVSLFLTTGIFAYLKPPSIFSPFWNLVVSVLYSVVPPAVNPFIYSLRNQELKAALSKLLPGCFQKQ; the protein is encoded by the coding sequence atggccaacagcagctccatcccccacttcctcctgctgccattgccaggcacaaggcagctgcagctcttgcacttctgcctcttcctggccatctacctggctgccctgctgggcaatgGCCTCATCATCAGCACCatagcctctgaccaccacctccacacccccatgtacttcttcctcctcaacctctccatCCTTGACCTGGGTACAAtctccaccactgtccccaaATCCATGGACAattccctgaggaacaccagggacatctcctatgcaggatgtgctgcacaagtatttttctttctcttcttgatATCATCAGAGTTTTCTCTCCTCACCACCATGTCCTACGATCGCTACGTTGCCATCTGCAGACCCCTGCACTATgagaccctcctgggcagcagagtttgtgtccacctggcagcagctgcctgggcctcTGGGGCTCTcaatgctctgctgcacacagccaatacattttccttgcccctctgccagggcaatgctgtggaccagttcttctgtgaaatcccccagatcctcaagctctcctgctccacatccTACCTGAGGAAAATCGGGCTTATTATGGTCACTATCTGCCttgcttttttgtgttttgtgttcatTGTGGTATCCTATGTGCAGAtcttcagggcagtgctgaggatcccctctcagcagggacgccacaaagcctttgccacctgcctgcctcacctggCTGTGGTCTCCCTGTTTCTCACCACTGGTATCTTTGCCTACCTGAAGCCCCCCTccattttctcccctttctggAACTTGGTTGTGTCAGTTCTGTACTCAGTGGTGCCTCCAGCAGTGAACCCTTTCATCTACAGCCTGAggaaccaggagctgaaggctgccctgagcaaactgctccctggctgctttcagaagcaataa
- the LOC128974772 gene encoding olfactory receptor 14A16-like, whose amino-acid sequence MANSSSIPHFLLLPLPGTRQLQLLHFCLFLAIYLAALLGNGLIISTIASDHHLHTPMYFFLLNLALLDLGAISTTVPKSMDNSLRNTRDISYAGCAAQVFLFAFFISAEYFLLTTMSYDRYVAICRPLHYETLLGSRVCVHLAAAAWASGALNALLHTANTFSLPLCQGNAVDQFFCEIPQILKLSCSTAYLRELGLLVVTACLFFGCFVFIVVSYVQIFRAVLRIPSQQGRHKAFATCLPHLAVVSLFLTTIMFAHLKPSSISSPSLDLVVSVLYSVVPPAVNPLIYSLRNQELKAALSKLLPGCFQKQ is encoded by the coding sequence atggccaacagcagctccatcccccacttcctcctgctgccattgccaggcacaaggcagctgcagctcttgcacttctgcctcttcctggccatctacctggctgccctgctgggcaatgGCCTCATCATCAGCACCatagcctctgaccaccacctccacacccccatgtacttcttcctcctcaacctcGCCCTCCTTGACCTGGGTGCcatctccaccactgtccccaaATCCATGGACAattccctgaggaacaccagggacatctcctatgcaggatgtgctgctcaggtctttctgtttgcctttttcatttcagcagaGTATTTTCTCCTCACCACCATGTCCTACGATCGCTACGTTGCCATCTGCAGACCCCTGCACTATgagaccctcctgggcagcagagtttgtgtccacctggcagcagctgcctgggcctcTGGGGCTCTcaatgctctgctgcacacagccaatacattttccctgcccctctgccagggcaatgctgtggaccagttcttctgtgaaatcccccagatcctcaagctctcctgctccacagcctaCCTCAGGGAACTTGGGCTTCTTGTGGTCACTGCCTGTTTattctttggttgttttgtgttcATTGTGGTGTCCTATGTGCAGAtcttcagggcagtgctgaggatcccctctcagcagggacgccacaaagcctttgccacctgcctgcctcacctggCTGTGGTCTCCCTGTTTCTCACCACTATCATGTTTGCCCACCTGAAGccttcctccatctcctctccatccctggatcTGGTGGTGTCAGTTCTGTACTCAGTGGTGCCTCCAGCAGTGAACCCTCTCATCTACAGCCTGAggaaccaggagctgaaggctgccctgagcaaactgctccctggctgctttcagaagcaataa